A stretch of the Phycodurus eques isolate BA_2022a chromosome 15, UOR_Pequ_1.1, whole genome shotgun sequence genome encodes the following:
- the man1b1a gene encoding endoplasmic reticulum mannosyl-oligosaccharide 1,2-alpha-mannosidase isoform X2 — translation MSYSHISKQRTGLSKKEDWMEMIDDGLKPAFPDVNLKPVVGPDSMTEVKGPNIPIFQKPPINKRIFPNKRGPPSLQKNGNVSLTFLVARQEEVQDAEEENGDKQKKLVSWRGAIIEADQVTEPPPSANEKDAAATPAPEILAGSVPVTASSGAVDRLEAVRDAFRHAWKGYKDYAWGHDELKPISKSYSEWFGLGLTLIDSLDTMWIMDLKEEFAEAKQWIEKELSFNQNVDVNLFETTIRVLGGLLSTYHLTGDQLFLNKAKDLGSRLMPAFKTPSKIPFSDVNIGKGTAHPPRWTSDSSMAEVTSIQLEFRELSRLTQDPQYKEVVDEVMKQVHKLPGKHDGLIPMFINTNSGQFSHRGIYTLGARADSYYEYLLKQWIQGGKTEDELLEDYIEAINGVKKHLVRQTGPRKLTFVGELSHNRFSPKMDHLVCFLPGTLALGAHNDLPGDHMDLAVQLMETCHHMYTQMETGLSPEIAHFNLHTTDSNDIIVKPADRHNLLRPETVESLFYMYRLTKNPKYREWGWEILQSFNKYTRVSDGGYTSINNVRDPENPQPRDKMESFFLGETLKYFYLLFSDDMELLSLDKYVFNTEAHPLPIWPTPPK, via the exons GTTTATCAAAAAAGGAAGACTGGATGGAAATGATTGATGATGGGTTGAAGCCTGCATTTCCTGATGTAAATCTTAAACCAGTTGTAGGTCCAGATTCCATGACTGAAGTTAAAGGACCAAACATTCCAATTTTTCAAAAACCTCCCATAAAT AAGAGGATATTTCCAAACAAGAGAGGTCCACCAAGCCTTCAGAAAAATGGTAATGTTTCACTCACATTTCTTGTGGCAAGACAAGAAGAAGTACAAGATGCAGAGGAGGAAAATGGggataaacaaaaaaagttggtcAG CTGGCGAGGAGCAATAATTGAAGCCGATCAAGTCACTGAGCCTCCACCCTCAGCCAATGAGAAGGATGCTGCAGCCACCCCAGCACCAGAGATTCTAGCTGGTTCTGTCCCAGTCACTG CTTCATCTGGAGCTGTGGACAGGTTGGAGGCCGTACGTGATGCCTTTAGACACGCGTGGAAGGGATACAAGGACTACGCCTGGGGTCACGATGAGCTCAAGCCTATCTCAAAGTCTTATAGCGAGTGGTTTGGTCTGGGTTTGACCCTCATTGATTCCCTGGACACGATGTGGATTATGGACTTGAAAGAAG AGTTTGCAGAGGCAAAGCAATGGATAGAGAAGGAGCTCTCGTTCAACCAAAATGTGGATGTAAATCTTTTTGAGACAACCATACGTGTTCTTGGTGGTCTGCTGAGTACCTACCATCTAACTGGAGACCAGCTGTTCCTAAATAAAGCT AAAGACCTCGGGTCCAGGTTGATGCCTGCCTTCAAAACACCCTCAAAGATCCCATTCTCTGACGTGAATATCGGGAAAGGAACAGCTCACCCGCCTCGATGGACGTCTGACAGCTCTATGGCTGAGGTCACTAGCATTCAGTTGGAATTTAGAGAGCTGAGCCGGCTCACTCAGGACCCCCAGTACAAG GAGGTTGTAGATGAGGTAATGAAGCAGGTTCACAAGCTTCCAGGCAAACACGATGGTCTGATACCAATGTTCATCAACACCAATAGTGGCCAGTTCTCTCACAGAGGCATCTACACACTGGGCGCCAGGGCGGACAGCTACTATGAATACCTGCTCAAGCAGTGGATTCAGGGAGGCAAGACCGAAGATGA GCTGTTGGAGGACTACATTGAAGCAATCAACGGagtaaaaaaacaccttgtgaGACAGACTGGGCCACGCAAATTGACCTTTGTTGGAGAGCTGTCCCATAATCGCTTCAGTCCCAAAATG GACCACCTGGTATGCTTCCTGCCAGGAACCCTGGCACTGGGAGCTCACAATGACCTTCCGGGGGACCACATGGATTTAGCTGTACAGTTGATGGAGACTTGTCACCACATGTACACACAGATGGAGACTGGACTTAGCCCAGAGATCGCTCACTTCAACCTGCACACCACTGATAGTAATGACATTATTGTCAAG CCTGCAGACCGACATAACCTGCTGAGACCCGAGACAGTGGAAAGTCTGTTCTACATGTATAGATTGACAAAGAACCCCAAATACAGAGAGTGGGGATGGGAAATTCTGCAGAGTTTCAACAAGTACACCAGG GTGTCCGACGGCGGTTACACATCGATCAACAACGTCCGTGACCCAGAGAACCCGCAGCCTAGAGACAAGATGGAGAGTTTCTTTCTGGGTGAGACATTGAAGTACTTCTACCTGCTCTTCTCTGACGACATGGAGCTTCTCAGTCTGGACAAATATGTCTTCAACACTGAGGCCCACCCGCTCCCCATATGGCCCACACCACCCAAGTGA